From one Humulus lupulus chromosome 8, drHumLupu1.1, whole genome shotgun sequence genomic stretch:
- the LOC133796888 gene encoding delta(8)-fatty-acid desaturase 1-like, whose amino-acid sequence MEAEKKYITTEELKEHNKAGDLWISIQGKVYNVSEWVKDHPGGDAPLLSFAGRDVTDAFIAYHPGTAWKHLDQFFTGYYVKDFVVSEISKDYRRLANEFTKLGLFEKKGHGIFYTLTCVAIMLSMVVYGVVKSESVLVHMGCAIILGMLWIQSAYVGHDSGHYQVMLSPGYNKFAQLLAGNCLTGISIAWWKWTHNAHHIACNSLDYDPDLQHIPVFAVSSKFFKSITSRFYGRELTFDSFSRFMISYQHWTYYPVMCVARVNLFVQTLLLLLSKRPVPNRALNVMGTLVFWTWFPLLVSCLPTWTERTMFVLLSFAVTSVQHVQFTLNHFSADVYLGHPGGNDWFEKQAAGTIDISCSPWMDWFYGGLQFQLEHHLFPRMPRCQLRNISPIVIDLCKKHNLPYRSLSFWEANVSTIKTLRTAALQARDLTNPIPKNLVWEAVNTHG is encoded by the coding sequence ATGGAAGCCGAGAAGAAGTACATTACTACTGAGGAACTGAAGGAGCACAACAAGGCAGGGGATCTGTGGATCTCTATTCAGGGTAAGGTTTATAATGTCTCGGAATGGGTTAAGGATCACCCTGGTGGGGATGCTCCTCTACTAAGTTTCGCTGGCAGGGATGTTACTGATGCCTTTATTGCATACCATCCCGGCACTGCGTGGAAACATCTTGACCAGTTTTTCACCGGTTACTATGTCAAAGATTTCGTGGTCTCAGAGATTTCCAAGGATTATAGGAGACTTGCAAACGAGTTTACCAAACTGGGGTTGTTTGAAAAGAAAGGTCATGGGATTTTCTACACTCTGACATGTGTTGCTATAATGCTTTCCATGGTTGTCTATGGTGTTGTGAAATCTGAGAGCGTTTTAGTCCATATGGGTTGTGCTATCATATTGGGGATGCTTTGGATTCAAAGCGCTTATGTTGGACATGATTCTGGGCATTACCAGGTCATGTTAAGCCCAGGATATAACAAATTTGCTCAGCTTTTGGCTGGGAATTGTCTTACTGGGATTAGCATTGCTTGGTGGAAATGGACTCACAATGCCCATCATATTGCCTGCAATAGCCTTGATTATGATCCAGATCTTCAACACATCCCGGTCTTCGCAGTATCTTCTAAATTCTTCAAGTCCATTACTTCACGCTTTTATGGAAGGGAGTTGACGTTCGATTCATTTTCTAGGTTCATGATCAGCTACCAGCACTGGACATATTATCCGGTTATGTGTGTTGCCAGGGTTAACTTGTTTGTACAGACACTATTGTTATTGTTGTCAAAAAGACCAGTCCCAAATAGAGCTTTGAACGTAATGGGAACCCTTGTGTTCTGGACTTGGTTCCCTCTCCTTGTTTCATGTCTACCCACCTGGACAGAGAGGACGATGTTTGTGCTTTTGAGCTTTGCAGTGACATCAGTTCAGCACGTTCAATTCACTTTGAACCATTTCTCAGCAGATGTATATCTCGGCCACCCGGGTGGGAATGATTGGTTTGAGAAGCAGGCTGCTGGGACTATAGATATCTCATGCTCACCTTGGATGGATTGGTTCTATGGAGGGCTGCAGTTTCAGCTTGAGCATCATTTGTTCCCTCGCATGCCTCGTTGCCAACTAAGGAATATTTCTCCTATTGTTATTGATCTTTGTAAGAAGCACAATTTGCCTTATAGGAGTTTATCCTTCTGGGAAGCCAATGTTTCCACCATTAAAACTCTCAGAACTGCTGCTCTGCAAGCTCGGGATCTTACCAACCCTATCCCCAAGAACTTGGTCTGGGAAGCTGTTAATACTCATGGTTGA
- the LOC133796889 gene encoding acidic endochitinase-like yields the protein MAGKLAILQALFLSSVILALLTRINAGDIAIYWGQNGNEGTLEETCATGDYAFVNIAFLPTFGNGQTPVINLAGHCDPYTNGCTSLSSDIKSCQAKGVKVLLSIGGGAGSYYLTSSEDARQVATYLWNNFLGGSSSSRPLGDAVLDGIDFDIEGGTNQHWDDLARYLSGYSKKGKKVYLAAAPQCPFPDAWVGGALKTGLFDYVWVQFYNNPPCQYSGDMSNLENAWTQWNSDIAATKIFLGLPAAPAAAGSGFIPVADLTSKVLPAIKGSSKYGGVMLWSKYYDDQTGYSKSIKSHV from the coding sequence ATGGCAGGAAAGTTGGCAATTTTACAAGCATTATTCCTTAGTTCAGTAATTCTAGCTCTGTTGACTAGAATTAATGCTGGAGACATTGCCATTTATTGGGGTCAGAACGGGAATGAGGGAACTCTGGAAGAAACTTGTGCAACTGGTGATTATGCCTTTGTCAACATAGCTTTTCTTCCAACCTTTGGCAATGGCCAGACACCAGTAATCAATCTCGCTGGCCATTGTGATCCGTACACAAATGGCTGCACCAGCTTAAGCTCTGACATAAAATCTTGTCAAGCAAAAGGGGTCAAGGTATTGCTGTCTATTGGAGGAGGCGCAGGGAGCTATTACCTTACCTCTTCTGAGGATGCTAGACAAGTTGCAACTTACCTTTGGAACAATTTCTTGGGGGGAAGTTCATCATCTCGCCCGCTTGGGGATGCTGTTTTGGATGGAATTGATTTCGATATTGAAGGAGGAACAAACCAGCACTGGGATGATCTTGCTAGATACCTATCTGGCTATAGCAAAAAGGGCAAAAAAGTATACTTAGCTGCAGCTCCTCAGTGCCCATTTCCTGATGCATGGGTTGGGGGTGCCCTTAAAACAGGCTTATTTGACTATGTTTGGGTTCAGTTTTACAACAATCCTCCTTGCCAGTACTCTGGAGACATGAGCAATCTTGAAAATGCTTGGACACAGTGGAATTCAGATATTGCTGCCACTAAGATTTTCCTAGGACTACCTGCAGCCCCTGCAGCTGCCGGGAGCGGCTTTATACCTGTGGCTGACCTTACTTCTAAGGTTCTACCAGCGATTAAGGGCTCTTCCAAGTACGGAGGAGTTATGTTGTGGTCTAAGTACTATGATGATCAGACTGGATATAGTAAATCCATAAAAAGCCATGTCTAA
- the LOC133793710 gene encoding acidic endochitinase-like — MAFSSLLVSLLPLVLAIIIALATTSEAGKIAIYWGQNANEGTLSDTCATGNYDYVNIAFLPTFGDDRTPMMDLSGHCDPYSQGCTGLSSDIKACQAKGIKVMLSIGGGAGSYSLSSTSDAKKVATYLWNNFLGGQSSSRPLGPAVLDGIDFDIEGGSNEYWGDLARTLKKHSKRGNSNKKVYITAAPQCPFPDAWLGNALKTGLFDYVWVQFYNNPPCQYTSGDVSNLVNAWKQWTSDIPAGKIFLGLPASPQAAGSGFIPANDLISKVLPAIKGSSIYGGVMLWSKYYDDQTGYSSSIKSHV; from the coding sequence ATGGCATTCTCTTCATTATTagtctctcttcttcctcttgtTCTAGCAATAATAATTGCGCTGGCCACTACTTCAGAAGCGGGAAAAATAGCCATCTACTGGGGTCAGAATGCAAACGAAGGCACCTTATCAGATACTTGCGCCACAGGCAATTATGACTACGTGAATATAGCTTTTTTACCAACATTTGGAGATGACCGAACTCCAATGATGGACTTATCGGGTCACTGTGATCCCTATAGCCAAGGCTGCACTGGCTTAAGCTCAGACATAAAAGCTTGTCAAGCCAAAGGCATCAAAGTAATGCTCTCCATCGGCGGTGGGGCCGGAAGCTACTCGCTTTCCTCTACTTCTGATGCCAAAAAAGTCGCTACTTATCTTTGGAACAACTTCTTAGGAGGACAATCATCTTCTCGTCCACTTGGACCAGCCGTTTTGGATGGCATTGACTTTGACATTGAAGGAGGGTCAAACGAGTATTGGGGTGACCTTGCGAGAACCCTTAAGAAGCACAGCAAAAGAGGCAACAGTAATAAGAAGGTTTACATAACTGCAGCCCCACAGTGTCCTTTCCCAGACGCTTGGCTTGGAAATGCTCTCAAAACAGGGCTTTTTGACTATGTTTGGGTTCAATTCTATAACAACCCTCCTTGTCAATACACTTCTGGAGATGTTTCTAACCTTGTAAATGCATGGAAGCAATGGACTTCTGATATCCCAGCTGGAAAAATCTTCCTTGGCCTCCCTGCATCGCCTCAGGCCGCCGGTAGCGGCTTCATTCCGGCTAACGATCTTATTTCCAAGGTTCTTCCGGCGATTAAGGGTTCTTCTATATATGGAGGAGTCATGCTTTGGTCCAAGTACTATGATGACCAAACTGGATACAGTTCCTCTATTAAGAGCCATGTCTAG